Proteins encoded by one window of Dioscorea cayenensis subsp. rotundata cultivar TDr96_F1 chromosome 20, TDr96_F1_v2_PseudoChromosome.rev07_lg8_w22 25.fasta, whole genome shotgun sequence:
- the LOC120251106 gene encoding O-acyltransferase WSD1-like, translating to MVSNELKKFNMEEDEPVSPTGQYFNSSVLSVSILAFFESDKPIDDSPAIITLENSFLPVNPRFSSIMVKDEHGVQTWKRVNVNLEEHLKIPTFPAGLESYDEYVQEYIAKIAMEPLSQRRPLWELHLIKYPTKHAEGVMVFKLHHALGDGFSLMGALFSMVQRADKPSLPLTFPSSHAKPQNDDDHGSTIWETLCSAFSVGVNTICDFGWSFLKSTLIEDDKTPIRSGDPGVEFRPITISTVTFSLNDVRRIKAKLGGTVNDVMSGIIFYGTQLYLHTASKGSSKYSKVTALVLLNTRVISNYQNLQEMTKPDAKSPWGNQFGFIHVSVPSSTEDLEKGNPLDFVMKARETINAKRNSLGVFLTGRLLEMLRKMRGPEVTAQYVHSTLKNTSMTVSNLIGPIEQMQIAGQNCRGLYFMVVGVPQSLTITMVSYNGKIKVAMGTEKGFIDSELLVSCMEKSFQRIFTVSGAKTC from the exons ATGGTGTCTAACGAGTTGAAGAAGTTCAATATGGAAGAAGATGAGCCTGTGAGCCCTACTGGACAGTACTTCAATAGCTCTGTGCTCTCTGTAAGCATCCTCGCCTTCTTCGAGTCTGACAAACCTATCGATGATTCCCCGGCCATCATCACCCTTGAGAACTCCTTCTTGCCCGTTAACCCTCGGTTCTCTTCAATCATG GTGAAAGATGAGCATGGTGTCCAAACTTGGAAGAGAGTTAACGTCAATCTGGAAGAACACCTAAAAATTCCTACATTTCCTGCTGGCTTAGAATCCTACGATGAGTACGTGCAAGAGTATATAGCAAAGATAGCAATGGAGCCATTGTCACAGAGGCGGCCTTTATGGGAACTCCACCTTATCAAGTACCCTACAAAGCATGCAGAAGGAGTCATGGTGTTCAAGCTTCACCATGCTCTAGGAGATGGCTTTTCTCTCATGGGTGCTCTCTTTTCAATGGTGCAACGAGCTGATAAACCTTCACTCCCACTCACATTCCCTTCATCTCATGCAAAACCTCagaatgatgatgatcatgGCAGCACCATCTGGGAAACACTGTGCAGTGCTTTCAGTGTTGGGGTTAACACCATATGTGACTTTGGCTGGAGCTTCTTGAAAAGCACATTGATTGAAGATGATAAGACACCTATAAGGTCTGGTGATCCAGGCGTTGAGTTCCGGCCTATCACCATCTCAACTGTAACCTTCTCCCTTAATGATGTTCGCCGAATCAAAGCTAAACTTGGAGGA ACAGTGAACGACGTGATGAGTGGAATAATATTCTATGGCACGCAACTTTATCTTCATACTGCAAGTAAGGGCAGTAGTAAATATTCAAAGGTGACAGCATTAGTGTTGCTCAATACTAGAGTCATCAGTAACTACCAGAACTTACAGGAGATGACAAAACCTGATGCTAAATCTCCATGGGGAAACCAATTTGGCTTCATTCATGTCTCAGTACCAAGTTCCACTGAAGATCTTGAGAAAGGAAACCCACTGGAttttgtaatgaaagcaagagaGACTATTAACGCTAAGAGGAACTCATTGGGTGTGTTTCTCACTGGCAGACTCTTGGAAATGTTGAGAAAAATGAGAGGTCCAGAG GTCACTGCTCAGTATGTTCACTCAACGCTCAAAAACACAAGCATGACAGTTTCAAATTTAATTGGGCCGATCGAGCAAATGCAGATCGCGGGCCAGAATTGTAGGGGCCTTTATTTCATGGTGGTTGGCGTTCCGCAG AGCCTTACTATAACCATGGTGAGTTACAATGGAAAAATCAAGGTGGCCATGGGAACAGAGAAAGGTTTCATTGATTCTGAACTTTTGGTGTCATGCATGGAGAAGTCATTCCAAAGGATCTTCACAGTCTCTGGTGCCAAAacttgctga
- the LOC120251170 gene encoding early nodulin-like protein 2, translating into MDTVKAFAWLLFMLQIMSCSLAYEFQVGGKDGWILNPHESYSQWSGRNRFQVHDKLVFKYKKEEDSVLVVSKEDYDKCNVSNPIKKFDDGNSVFEFDKTGPFFFISGASGKCNQGQKLSVIVLSLKTKKPSTSPAPSPTSSVPSPPPSSSSSPPPPPSSSSSPPSQSPSSAASSPSSSPSSAASSPSSSSSPEASPTPSISISPSATTGSPVSSQSPSPSSGASSGVPSSLSPGQSSGATNAASSPGSSPAGPQSPAPALAATWMSFGWVTLVFCGLFLG; encoded by the exons ATGGATACTGTTAAAGCTTTTGCTTGGCTCCTCTTCATGCTCCAAATCATGTCCTGCTCTTTAGCATATGAATTCCAGGTGGGTGGGAAAGATGGTTGGATTTTGAACCCTCATGAGAGTTACTCTCAATGGTCTGGCAGGAACCGGTTCCAAGTCCATGACAAGCTTG TGTTTAAGTACAAGAAGGAAGAGGACTCTGTTTTGGTGGTGAGCAAAGAGGACTATGACAAGTGCAATGTGAGCAACcccatcaagaagtttgatgatGGGAACTCAGTGTTTGAGTTTGATAAAACTGGtcctttcttcttcatcagTGGAGCTTCAGGGAAGTGCAATCAGGGTCAAAAGCTCAGTGTGATTGTGCTGTCTTTGAAGACTAAGAAACCCAGCACATCCCCTGCTCCTTCTCCAACCTCCTCTGTTCCatctccaccaccatcatcatcatcgtcaccaccaccaccaccatcatcatcatcatcaccaccatcacAATCACCATCATCTGCAGcttcatctccatcatcatcaccatcatctgcagcttcatctccatcatcatcatcatcacctgaAGCATCTCCTACTCCATCCATATCTATTTCTCCATCTGCAACAACGGGCTCCCCTGTTTCATCTcaatcaccatcaccatcttctGGAGCTTCATCTGGGGTGCCTTCTTCATTGTCTCCAGGTCAATCTAGTGGAGCAACAAATGCAGCCAGCTCTCCTGGAAGTTCACCTGCAGGTCCTCAGTCTCCCGCTCCAGCTTTGGCTGCCACTTGGATGTCCTTTGGATGGGTCACCTTGGTCTTTTGTGGCCTCTTCTTAGGCTAA